A single Thermaerobacter sp. FW80 DNA region contains:
- a CDS encoding phage holin family protein translates to MVIGAIIRFIVSAIVLLLVGFLVPGFRIMGFVNALLAAVAIAAIGWLIEALLGRNISPQARGLVGFLTAAVVIYAVQFIVPGMSVSILGALLASLIIGIIDAFVPTELR, encoded by the coding sequence GTGGTGATAGGGGCGATCATCCGGTTCATCGTCTCCGCCATCGTGCTCTTGCTGGTGGGCTTCCTCGTGCCCGGCTTCCGGATCATGGGCTTCGTCAACGCGCTGCTGGCCGCGGTCGCGATCGCCGCCATCGGATGGCTCATCGAGGCGCTGCTCGGCCGCAACATCTCTCCCCAGGCCCGCGGGCTGGTGGGCTTCCTCACGGCCGCGGTGGTGATCTACGCCGTGCAGTTCATCGTCCCCGGGATGAGCGTCTCCATCCTGGGTGCCTTGTTGGCCTCGTTGATCATCGGCATCATCGACGCCTTCGTCCCGACGGAGCTGCGATAG